One segment of Phaeacidiphilus oryzae TH49 DNA contains the following:
- a CDS encoding HAD family hydrolase, giving the protein MFDTDGVLTDTASLHAQAWRRTFDGYLRERAQRLGEEPPRPFDPRRDYLSLIDGRSREDGAAAFLESRGIHLAGPDELRALTDRKDAAFMELLRTQGARPYPSSLDFVRSLRRAGVPTAVVSASRHCREVLESAGAAGLFDVRVDGIDAARLKLPGKPDPALFLEAARRLGTEPGRTLLVEDAIAGVSAGRRGGFHPVVGLDRGAGESALLEAGADRVVEDLAELGEEAAR; this is encoded by the coding sequence GTGTTCGACACGGACGGGGTGCTCACCGACACCGCGAGCCTGCACGCGCAGGCCTGGCGGCGGACCTTCGACGGATACCTGCGGGAGCGCGCCCAGCGCCTGGGCGAGGAGCCGCCGCGCCCCTTCGACCCGCGGCGGGACTACCTCTCGCTGATCGACGGCCGCTCGCGGGAGGACGGCGCCGCCGCCTTCCTGGAGTCGCGCGGGATCCACCTCGCCGGCCCGGACGAGCTGCGGGCGCTGACCGACCGCAAGGACGCCGCCTTCATGGAGCTGCTGCGCACCCAGGGCGCCCGCCCGTACCCGTCCTCGCTGGACTTCGTCCGCTCGCTGCGCCGCGCCGGGGTGCCCACCGCGGTGGTCTCGGCCAGCCGGCACTGCCGCGAGGTGCTGGAGAGCGCCGGCGCCGCCGGGCTCTTCGACGTCCGGGTGGACGGGATCGACGCGGCCCGGCTGAAGCTGCCGGGCAAGCCGGACCCGGCGCTCTTCCTGGAGGCCGCCCGCCGGCTCGGCACCGAGCCGGGGCGGACGCTGCTGGTCGAGGACGCGATCGCCGGGGTGAGCGCCGGCCGGCGGGGCGGCTTCCATCCGGTCGTCGGCCTGGATCGCGGCGCCGGGGAGTCCGCCCTGCTGGAGGCGGGCGCGGACCGGGTGGTCGAGGACCTCGCCGAGCTCGGCGAGGAGGCGGCCCGATGA
- a CDS encoding ArsR/SmtB family transcription factor: protein MPTDVYSALANPVRRRLLEALREGPLPAGELAGLFELSRPSISEHLQVLRTAGLVREEPRGRQRLYHLTAEPLSEIGEWLHPFERFWRARLRALADHLDREQDREHP, encoded by the coding sequence ATGCCCACGGACGTCTACAGCGCGCTGGCCAACCCCGTGCGCCGCCGGCTCCTCGAAGCCCTCCGCGAAGGACCGCTCCCCGCCGGGGAGCTGGCGGGGCTCTTCGAACTGAGCCGGCCCTCGATATCCGAGCACCTCCAGGTACTGCGCACGGCCGGGCTGGTCCGCGAGGAGCCGCGCGGCCGGCAGCGCCTCTACCACCTCACCGCGGAACCGCTCTCCGAGATCGGCGAGTGGCTCCATCCCTTCGAGCGCTTCTGGCGCGCGCGGCTGCGCGCCCTCGCCGACCACCTCGACCGCGAACAGGACCGGGAACATCCATGA
- a CDS encoding SRPBCC family protein, translating to MTKLATLEFEQYLDHPPAVVWQALTDPAQHAKWWAAGDVGAEVGHRFTLEMGPWGAQRCEVLEAEPEKLLRYTFAEGVLDSVLTWRLEPEGHGTRLFLTHAGLDLDSEAGRAAHKGMGQGWPGLLAAMNTTIG from the coding sequence ATGACCAAGCTCGCCACCCTGGAGTTCGAGCAGTACCTCGACCACCCGCCGGCGGTGGTCTGGCAGGCCCTCACCGACCCGGCGCAGCACGCGAAGTGGTGGGCGGCCGGCGACGTCGGCGCCGAGGTCGGCCACCGCTTCACGCTGGAGATGGGCCCGTGGGGCGCGCAGCGGTGCGAGGTCCTCGAAGCCGAGCCGGAGAAGCTGCTCCGCTACACCTTCGCCGAGGGCGTGCTGGACTCCGTCCTCACCTGGCGGCTGGAACCCGAGGGCCACGGCACCCGCCTCTTCCTCACCCACGCCGGCCTCGACCTCGACAGCGAGGCGGGCCGCGCGGCGCACAAGGGGATGGGCCAGGGCTGGCCCGGCCTCCTCGCCGCCATGAACACCACCATCGGCTGA
- a CDS encoding helicase-associated domain-containing protein: MSSSRTSGAATAARAPRTLAEELRGRADADLAALLRARPDLLNPVPSDLTQLSTRLSTRASVVRALERLDRFTLDVAEAIAVVPDGVPLTEVEALVGGPETAGATAAAVARLREQALLWGADEALHLPRTVRDVLAPPLSSEPGGGPTGLGPTLAEAVTGTSPSRLQELLADAGLPPTHDPVSAAEALAALFADQEALTALLDTAPDGVSEVLSRLTWGPPTGSVPEAGRPVRAAEARTPVEWLLARGLLLPVDRRTVVLPREAALTLRGGRVHRETTPVPPSPAGREREPEAVDRAAGGQAFLAVRTVEELLERYSTAPPPVLRTGGLGVRELRRTAAEADLPPEEAAFWLELAYAAGLLAGDGEADEVWAPTPAYDEWLRQSPGERWLRLVADGWLTGSRVAGLVGEKDARGRVLSALGPDLDRPIAATVRARVLALLAELPPGTAADTAAVTARLHWELPLRGGELKDRLVRWTLTEAERLGVTGRGALAAPARALLADPSAGTANAREAGARAAARAALEPLLPEPVDHVILQPDLTAIAPGPLDTPIAQALSLLADVESKGGATVYRFTPESVRRALDVGWSAAEVHEFLARHSRTPVPQPLDYLVDDVARRHGRLRVGAAGSYLRCDDEALLGEILADRRSAQLRLRRLAPTVVVAQSAPDTLLSVLRSMGYAPAAESAEGDVVVARPDARRTPLRTAPAAIPDGPPAPRAVLLDAAVRAIRAGDRASTAPRRAPSGAEAQTPGRLPRTAAADTLAAMQTAVLTGAQLWIGYVNAEGSASQRVVEPVRVEGGYVTAYDHLREEVRTFALHRITGVAELDDPDLTAP, encoded by the coding sequence ATGAGCAGCAGCAGGACCTCCGGCGCAGCCACCGCCGCCCGCGCGCCGCGCACTCTCGCCGAGGAACTCCGCGGCCGGGCCGACGCCGACCTCGCCGCGCTCCTGCGCGCCCGTCCGGACCTGCTCAACCCCGTCCCGAGCGACCTCACCCAGCTCTCCACCAGGCTCTCCACCAGGGCCTCCGTGGTCCGGGCCCTGGAGCGGCTGGACCGCTTCACGCTGGACGTGGCCGAGGCGATCGCGGTGGTCCCGGACGGCGTGCCGCTGACCGAGGTGGAGGCGCTGGTCGGCGGCCCCGAGACGGCCGGCGCCACCGCCGCGGCCGTCGCCCGGCTGCGCGAGCAGGCCCTCCTCTGGGGCGCCGACGAGGCCCTCCACCTGCCCCGCACGGTCCGCGACGTCCTCGCCCCGCCGCTGAGCAGCGAGCCCGGCGGGGGCCCGACCGGCCTCGGCCCCACCCTCGCGGAGGCGGTCACCGGCACCTCACCGTCCCGCCTCCAGGAGCTGCTGGCCGACGCCGGCCTGCCCCCCACCCACGACCCGGTCTCCGCGGCCGAGGCGCTGGCCGCCCTCTTCGCCGACCAGGAGGCCCTGACCGCGCTGCTGGACACCGCCCCTGACGGGGTGTCGGAGGTGCTGTCCCGGCTCACCTGGGGCCCGCCCACCGGCAGCGTCCCGGAGGCCGGCCGCCCGGTCCGGGCCGCCGAGGCCCGCACTCCCGTGGAATGGCTGCTGGCCCGCGGCCTGCTGCTGCCGGTGGACCGCCGCACGGTGGTGCTCCCCCGGGAGGCGGCGCTGACCCTGCGGGGCGGGCGGGTCCACCGCGAGACCACCCCCGTCCCGCCGTCCCCGGCCGGGCGGGAGCGCGAGCCGGAGGCCGTCGACCGGGCCGCGGGCGGCCAGGCCTTCCTGGCCGTGCGCACCGTCGAGGAGCTGCTTGAGCGGTACTCGACCGCGCCTCCGCCGGTGCTCCGCACGGGCGGCCTGGGCGTCCGCGAGCTGCGCCGCACCGCGGCCGAGGCGGACCTGCCGCCCGAGGAGGCCGCCTTCTGGCTGGAGCTCGCCTACGCCGCAGGACTGCTGGCCGGCGACGGCGAGGCGGACGAGGTCTGGGCGCCCACCCCGGCGTACGACGAGTGGCTGCGGCAGTCGCCGGGCGAGCGCTGGCTGCGGCTGGTCGCGGACGGCTGGCTGACCGGCTCCCGGGTGGCCGGCCTGGTCGGCGAGAAGGACGCGCGCGGCAGGGTGCTCTCGGCGCTCGGCCCCGACCTGGACCGGCCGATCGCGGCCACCGTCCGCGCCCGGGTGCTGGCTCTCCTCGCCGAGCTGCCGCCCGGCACCGCCGCGGACACGGCGGCCGTGACCGCCCGGCTGCACTGGGAACTGCCGCTCCGGGGCGGCGAGTTGAAGGACCGTCTGGTGCGGTGGACGCTCACCGAGGCGGAGCGGCTCGGCGTCACCGGCCGCGGGGCCCTGGCCGCGCCGGCCCGCGCGCTGCTGGCGGATCCGTCCGCCGGCACGGCGAACGCCCGCGAGGCGGGAGCGCGGGCGGCCGCCCGCGCGGCGCTGGAGCCGCTCCTCCCGGAGCCGGTCGACCACGTCATCCTGCAACCCGATCTGACCGCGATCGCCCCGGGGCCGCTGGACACCCCGATCGCGCAGGCCCTCTCCCTCCTCGCGGACGTGGAGTCCAAGGGCGGGGCGACCGTCTACCGCTTCACCCCCGAGTCGGTCCGCCGGGCGCTGGACGTCGGCTGGTCGGCGGCCGAGGTGCACGAGTTCCTCGCCCGGCACTCCCGCACCCCGGTGCCGCAGCCGCTGGACTACCTGGTCGACGACGTGGCCCGGCGGCACGGCCGGCTCCGGGTGGGCGCCGCCGGATCGTATCTCCGCTGCGACGACGAGGCGCTCCTCGGCGAGATCCTGGCCGACCGGCGCTCCGCGCAGCTGCGGCTGCGCCGGCTGGCGCCGACCGTGGTGGTCGCCCAGAGCGCGCCGGACACCCTCCTCTCCGTGCTGCGCTCGATGGGCTACGCCCCGGCCGCGGAGTCCGCCGAGGGGGACGTGGTGGTCGCCCGGCCGGACGCCCGGCGCACGCCCCTGCGTACCGCGCCGGCGGCGATCCCGGACGGCCCGCCGGCCCCGCGGGCGGTGCTGCTGGACGCGGCGGTCCGGGCGATCCGGGCCGGCGACCGGGCCTCCACCGCCCCGCGCAGGGCGCCGAGCGGGGCCGAGGCCCAGACGCCGGGTCGGCTGCCGCGGACCGCGGCGGCGGACACCCTGGCCGCGATGCAGACCGCCGTCCTCACCGGCGCCCAGCTGTGGATCGGCTACGTCAACGCGGAGGGCTCGGCCAGCCAGCGGGTGGTGGAGCCGGTCCGGGTCGAGGGCGGCTACGTCACCGCGTACGACCACCTCCGCGAGGAGGTCCGCACCTTCGCCCTCCACCGGATCACCGGGGTGGCCGAGCTGGACGATCCGGACCTCACCGCCCCCTGA